Proteins found in one Nostoc sp. NIES-3756 genomic segment:
- a CDS encoding efflux RND transporter permease subunit, with the protein MFVDFFIRRPVFTSVCAIIILLVGAISIPTLPTDRYPEISPTQIIVNANYVGANAEVVENTVTSILERQINGVQGMKYMTSSSSNSGTSTITVTFDPSRDKDIAAVDVQNRVSIAQPQLPEAVQRTGVTVSKQSNNILLAMGLYTDQQEYDTVFLSNYADQYIVDALKRLDGVGEARIFGERRYAMRLWLDPNRLASRNLTAQDVIDAIDEQNLQVGVGQIGQQPTLPDQMYQIDLQARGRLTEATEFADMVIKTGTDGTLIKLKDVGRAELGAENYSSFLRFRGNEGVGIGIFPTPGSNALEVAKAVKTEMARLAQSFPPGLKYQVAFDTTLFVEESLAEVIKTLIEALVLVVLVIFIFLQDWRTTLIPVVTIPLTLIGTFAFIKVFGFSINTLTLFGLTLATGLVVDDAIVVVENISRLIEDEGMSPRQAASESMRELFGAVIATSLVLIAVFVPVAFFPGTTGQIYKQFALTIAFSMAISTFLAITLTPALSALLLRRGQKPGGWLGWIFNYVNRFLDWLRQGYERSLNYLVKVRAIVVLLFLVSIGLTGWVYLSVPTAFIPDEDQGYFITIIQGPEGVSLNYTSKVMAQVEKEILKLPEVTGTFAIGGFSFSGNSANSGVIFTTLQPWDERQGPGQSAQEIIGKLAGIFSNITEARIFPVSPPAISGLGSFGGFQFELQDRAGNSGLDNLLQVMGQIMMRGNQTPGLQAVFSTFSANTPQMLIDIDRNKAKALQVDVDDVFNTLQSYLGSRYVNDFNLQQRTYRVYVQADAPFRSNPEDIGKLYVRSANNQMISLSNLVKITPATGAQTINHYNLFRSITINGSAAPGYSSGQATTAMEQLAKEVLPASMGYEWSGITAEEKESGGQAPLIFGLGLLFVFLVLAAQYENYVDPLIIMFSVPLAILGALSAQWVRGLTNDVFCQVGLVMLIGLASKNAILIVEFANQLRERGLPIVKAAVQASEERLRPILMTSLSFILGVWPLINPIGAGAASRKSLGTAVAGGMIVSTALSLFVVPILYIVISKIRDRFRRHPQHLSLESSLDDKVPSNSRR; encoded by the coding sequence ATGTTTGTTGACTTCTTTATCAGGCGACCTGTATTTACAAGTGTCTGCGCCATTATCATTTTGCTGGTAGGTGCAATTAGCATACCTACCCTACCTACCGATCGCTATCCAGAAATTAGTCCAACGCAAATTATTGTCAATGCTAACTATGTTGGTGCTAACGCGGAAGTTGTCGAAAACACGGTGACGAGTATCTTAGAGCGTCAAATTAATGGCGTTCAGGGTATGAAGTACATGACCTCCAGCAGTAGTAACTCTGGTACTAGTACAATTACGGTAACATTTGACCCATCAAGAGACAAAGATATTGCCGCAGTTGATGTACAGAACCGTGTATCCATAGCTCAACCTCAGTTACCAGAGGCTGTACAACGTACTGGAGTCACAGTTAGTAAACAGTCCAACAATATTCTGTTGGCAATGGGACTGTATACCGACCAACAGGAATATGACACTGTATTTTTAAGTAACTATGCTGACCAATATATAGTAGATGCTCTCAAAAGGCTTGATGGTGTAGGTGAGGCGCGTATTTTTGGCGAACGCCGCTATGCAATGCGATTGTGGCTTGACCCCAATCGCCTAGCTAGCCGCAACCTCACAGCCCAAGATGTAATTGATGCCATTGATGAACAAAACCTACAGGTAGGGGTTGGGCAAATTGGGCAGCAGCCGACTCTACCAGATCAGATGTATCAAATAGACCTTCAGGCTCGCGGTAGACTCACGGAAGCAACAGAATTTGCTGACATGGTGATTAAAACCGGGACTGATGGCACACTGATTAAGCTCAAAGATGTTGGTCGGGCGGAATTAGGGGCAGAAAATTATAGTTCGTTTCTGAGATTTAGAGGAAATGAGGGTGTGGGTATAGGTATATTTCCCACTCCAGGTAGTAATGCCCTAGAAGTTGCCAAAGCAGTCAAAACTGAAATGGCAAGATTAGCGCAGAGCTTTCCCCCAGGGTTGAAGTATCAGGTCGCTTTTGATACGACTTTATTTGTGGAAGAATCCCTAGCGGAAGTAATCAAGACACTAATTGAAGCTTTAGTTTTAGTTGTCTTGGTAATCTTTATCTTCTTGCAGGATTGGCGTACTACACTCATTCCCGTAGTTACCATACCTCTAACCTTAATTGGGACTTTTGCTTTTATTAAGGTTTTTGGATTTTCGATTAACACCTTGACCTTGTTTGGTTTGACATTAGCCACTGGGTTAGTAGTAGATGATGCGATCGTTGTAGTGGAAAATATTTCTCGCTTAATTGAGGACGAGGGGATGTCACCGCGTCAGGCTGCCTCTGAATCGATGCGAGAACTGTTTGGAGCAGTAATTGCGACTTCTTTAGTGTTGATTGCGGTATTTGTCCCCGTTGCCTTTTTCCCAGGTACTACAGGGCAGATATATAAACAGTTTGCACTAACCATTGCCTTTTCGATGGCCATCTCCACCTTTTTGGCGATTACCCTGACTCCTGCACTTTCAGCTTTATTACTACGTCGAGGACAGAAGCCTGGTGGTTGGTTAGGTTGGATTTTTAACTACGTAAACAGATTCTTGGATTGGCTACGCCAGGGATATGAGCGATCGCTTAATTATCTGGTAAAAGTGAGAGCGATCGTTGTCCTATTATTCCTCGTCTCCATCGGCTTAACAGGATGGGTGTATCTCAGCGTACCCACAGCATTTATCCCCGATGAAGACCAGGGCTATTTCATCACCATTATTCAAGGCCCAGAAGGCGTTTCCCTTAACTACACGAGCAAAGTCATGGCTCAGGTGGAAAAGGAAATCCTCAAGTTGCCAGAAGTAACAGGTACTTTTGCCATTGGTGGCTTTAGTTTTAGTGGTAACAGTGCCAACAGTGGCGTTATCTTTACCACCCTCCAGCCTTGGGATGAACGCCAAGGCCCAGGACAATCAGCACAGGAAATTATCGGTAAACTAGCGGGAATCTTCTCTAACATTACCGAAGCGAGAATTTTCCCAGTTAGCCCTCCGGCAATTAGCGGTTTAGGTAGTTTTGGGGGTTTCCAATTTGAACTGCAAGACAGAGCCGGTAATAGTGGTTTAGATAACCTGCTGCAAGTCATGGGGCAAATCATGATGCGCGGTAATCAGACTCCGGGTTTACAGGCTGTATTTAGTACTTTTAGTGCTAATACACCCCAAATGTTAATTGACATAGACCGTAACAAAGCCAAAGCCCTACAAGTTGATGTAGACGATGTGTTCAATACACTGCAATCTTACTTGGGTTCGCGCTATGTCAACGACTTCAATTTACAGCAGAGAACTTACCGAGTTTACGTACAAGCAGATGCGCCATTCCGCTCTAATCCTGAGGATATCGGTAAATTATATGTCCGCTCTGCCAATAATCAAATGATTTCCCTGAGCAATCTGGTGAAGATTACTCCCGCAACTGGGGCGCAAACAATCAACCACTACAACTTATTTCGCTCAATTACAATCAACGGTTCGGCTGCTCCTGGTTATAGTTCTGGTCAAGCAACTACAGCTATGGAACAGTTGGCCAAAGAGGTCTTACCCGCCAGTATGGGTTACGAATGGTCAGGTATTACGGCTGAGGAGAAAGAATCGGGTGGTCAAGCACCCTTAATTTTTGGATTAGGGCTATTGTTCGTCTTCCTTGTATTGGCGGCTCAATATGAGAACTACGTTGACCCACTGATTATTATGTTCTCCGTTCCCTTGGCTATTTTGGGTGCTTTGTCAGCGCAGTGGGTGCGGGGTTTGACCAATGATGTCTTTTGCCAAGTGGGTTTGGTCATGTTAATTGGGTTGGCAAGTAAAAACGCAATTTTGATTGTGGAATTTGCCAACCAATTACGAGAGCGTGGTCTACCAATTGTCAAAGCCGCCGTCCAAGCATCAGAAGAAAGGTTGCGGCCTATTCTCATGACTTCCTTATCCTTTATTCTGGGTGTTTGGCCATTGATCAATCCCATAGGCGCAGGTGCAGCCAGCAGAAAATCATTAGGTACAGCCGTTGCAGGTGGGATGATTGTCTCAACTGCGTTGAGTTTGTTTGTCGTTCCCATCCTGTACATTGTCATTAGCAAAATCCGCGATCGCTTCCGCCGACACCCTCAGCATCTATCGTTAGAATCTAGTCTTGATGATAAGGTTCCTTCAAATAGTCGTAGGTAA
- a CDS encoding efflux RND transporter periplasmic adaptor subunit: MSSPEPQTDFQDSIPQVSRELPPKQQRWPWLLLAAILILGGGAAIAWRLLTPASPPPNANAQPPGVRVKTSPIQVGTIEESTDFVATLESRRSVTLQPRVQGQVSQIFVRSGDAIATGAAVIQIDPRQQQAAVTGNNAATQAAQAELLNAQATLKSLEAERLSNVADVQLNRQDYDRYASLADQGAVSRQTKDQYANRLATAKANLNAIESRIQAQRATIAQAQKSIQQAQANTEQQQVELQYYRITAPFEGTVGNIPVKIGDFVNTSTPLLTITQNRPLEVNISVPLERSPQLRQGMPVEIMNTQGQVIGNSRVFFISPNASNDTQSILVKALYNNTNGQLRADQLVRARIIWSQRSGVLVPTTAVTRVAGETFVYVKQTEKSPQGTSQLVARQKRVQLGDIRGNNYQVISGLQPNDTIITSGLLNLRDGVPIVPES, from the coding sequence ATGTCATCCCCTGAGCCTCAAACTGATTTTCAGGACAGTATTCCCCAGGTATCCCGTGAGTTACCTCCCAAGCAACAACGGTGGCCTTGGTTATTGTTAGCTGCCATCTTAATATTAGGGGGTGGAGCGGCTATAGCTTGGCGGTTACTTACTCCGGCAAGCCCACCTCCTAACGCTAATGCTCAACCGCCAGGGGTAAGAGTTAAGACATCACCTATACAAGTCGGCACAATAGAAGAAAGTACAGACTTTGTTGCTACTTTAGAGTCTCGGCGTTCTGTAACGCTCCAACCGAGAGTACAGGGGCAAGTTAGCCAGATATTTGTGCGATCTGGAGATGCGATCGCAACTGGTGCAGCCGTCATTCAAATCGACCCCAGACAGCAACAAGCAGCCGTCACCGGTAATAATGCCGCAACCCAAGCAGCCCAAGCTGAATTATTAAATGCTCAGGCTACCCTCAAATCCCTAGAAGCAGAAAGATTATCTAATGTTGCTGATGTGCAATTGAATCGGCAAGATTATGACAGGTATGCCAGCTTGGCAGATCAAGGGGCAGTATCTAGACAAACTAAAGATCAGTATGCCAACAGATTAGCTACAGCTAAAGCGAATCTCAACGCCATAGAATCTAGGATTCAAGCCCAAAGAGCTACTATAGCCCAGGCACAAAAATCTATACAGCAAGCCCAAGCCAATACCGAACAACAACAAGTTGAACTCCAGTATTACAGAATCACTGCTCCCTTTGAAGGCACTGTCGGCAATATCCCAGTCAAAATAGGTGATTTTGTCAATACTTCCACACCACTATTAACCATCACCCAAAACAGACCCCTGGAAGTTAATATCTCTGTCCCACTAGAACGAAGCCCCCAATTGCGTCAGGGAATGCCTGTAGAGATTATGAACACCCAAGGTCAAGTTATAGGTAATAGTAGAGTATTTTTCATCTCTCCCAATGCCAGCAATGATACACAATCAATTCTGGTAAAAGCCTTGTATAACAATACGAATGGTCAATTAAGAGCAGACCAATTAGTACGGGCAAGGATTATCTGGAGTCAACGTTCTGGAGTTTTAGTTCCAACCACAGCCGTAACTCGCGTAGCAGGGGAAACTTTTGTTTATGTAAAACAAACGGAAAAATCACCCCAAGGAACCTCGCAACTAGTAGCGCGGCAAAAGCGGGTGCAATTAGGCGACATTAGAGGCAATAATTACCAAGTCATCTCAGGATTACAACCTAATGACACAATCATTACCTCAGGACTGTTAAACCTCCGTGATGGCGTTCCTATTGTTCCTGAATCTTAA